In Drosophila willistoni isolate 14030-0811.24 unplaced genomic scaffold, UCI_dwil_1.1 Seg182.1, whole genome shotgun sequence, the following proteins share a genomic window:
- the LOC124461020 gene encoding uncharacterized protein LOC124461020: MKQRYYPRNPSQQQIINETVDALLKEDRIEPSKSPHVSPIVLNPTERANRAIKTMIAQYLENGKNTWDQWLPEITLAINSSVNDTTCFSPAYIILGREPRMPGALYDQVTDVSGNEPPSPDERVRRMEDIFKLVHENQLNATQNQKKYYDLRRRDWRPNIGSMVVLKHHVLSNANEGFNAKLAPKGPYKIIKFLSSNVVRLLVAQKRERRTAGLADLKAFNSDDNEPPELGLSEDIGLETPHTHGPHEATD; this comes from the exons ATGAAGCAGAGGTACTATCCCCGTAATCCGTcccaacaacaaattatcaACGAAACAGTAGACGCACTGCTGAAGGAAGACCGTATTGAACCATCTAAAAGCCCTCACGTGTCACCAATCGTGTTG AATCCTACCGAGCGCGCAAATCGAGCCATCAAGACCATGATTGCACAATACCTGGAGaatgggaaaaacacttgggATCAATGGCTTCCAGAAATAACACTAGCGATCAACTCAAGCGTCAACGACACCACCTGCTTCAGTCCAGCTTACATCATATTAGGTCGGGAACCCCGTATGCCCGGCGCTCTTTATGACCAAGTAACGGATGTCTCCGGTAACGAACCCCCTAGCCCCGACGAGCGCGTCCGACGAATGGAAGATATTTTTAAGCTCGTACATGAGAATCAACTGAACGCTACCCAGAATCAAAAGAAATACTACGACCTGAGACGACGCGACTGGCGTCCAAACATCGGGAGCATGGTCGTGCTCAAGCATCATGTGCTGTCTAATGCCAACGAAGGGTTCAATGCCAAACTGGCGCCTAAGGGCCcgtataaaataatcaagtttCTTTCCAGCAACGTCGTTAGACTTCTTGTAGCCCAGAAGCGTGAGCGACGTACCGCCGGTCTGGCTGACTTAAAGGCCTTTAATAGTGACGACAACGAACCACCAGAACTCGGTCTTTCTGAAGACATCGGCCTCGAGACACCTCATACCCACGGCCCGCACGAGGCCACTGATTAA